In Equus caballus isolate H_3958 breed thoroughbred chromosome 22, TB-T2T, whole genome shotgun sequence, the sequence tgtgcagctcctttggtttgcctgcactgctccaaaaagaaagggagaatgctgagtcacactcatcagcatttgactctagCATTTTCCCCGAAGGATTTAGTTGGTAGTCTGACCTAAGcttttttggaaaagaacccttctccttctccttttccttccacatcaggaaatcactcctctttcggacttgtctctccaggagtgccaggacatgagggctgagaaatgagaggttaccaggctctataaggttagctgtagggtgtctctccagagaggactctgaagaatggagggcaagaaactctcgattaaaatcacatggtgccaaggtggaaggtgctaagaacaagtctttggcacaatCTTGCCACctggataattctgaaattgacagccTTGAATGttcagtgcctctgactgttgggacataagtggacaacccaccagggctatctggagatgagttctccggaacagacttcaataagatggaaaccgatttagattgagtcacagttaaagggtggtctgtcggtggtgagacagacaggcttggtggtgtgtgatgacaagccagtgaatcattgggattcattatctgggacaaatttggtaaggcgttaatatcttgggaaaaggtgcggtcaagagagaagatcgtattcagagacagagtggcctctggttggagaataggacccgttgcctgggtgtcatgtggtggcagagggggaagggcaaggggttgggatggggaacggtctgctgggaagttggactccaagggaggaaaaggctctggtggcatagagtgacccggtggtgagggtgaaagaaagtcagctaagggtgtcgttgggttaggtgagaggacggaggggggcggtggggaagggtcaggtggaggggatggtgttaggtctccaggagggacttctgagaaggcggaggacagagtgaatgatgactcagtcccagaagctgtggaagccatagaggacacagaggcggtatcatcttccaggtcctccaggagccgattgatctcagcagttgtgctattacacacctcacaggaggggtctgggcataatagttgacgaaagtgggtggtatcgagaggccggcctaggggcctgcgggagacaggaagtagaaaactgtagccaggaccagaacaaggaaaggaggacctgctggcctgtcaggggaggggccacctgaagcctgctgccccttcacaacgCCCCAcgtctatgacttcaccatacactcagcagccctcaccccaaggccttcattcacatacccgttcctatggcaaccccctcccatgactactgcaggctgtactgaatccctggaattgcagagaacatgttaaagagggatcaggaaagaaaagactagtcaccttttcagaatagaaattagcctccttttctcctctgtttccctctggtaatttctccaacctgggaaaccagaagagtgaattacatgtaataaaggtagaagcataggtgttacacaggagtccctttatgggagacccttgggatattaacgggctattaactctgaaagccccaagaatcagtagatgtggtcaaacggtcaatgataatattaataaggttcacatgtgtttgttgcttcatttataaagtactgtcacatacattatcccatgggatattcaaaaccaccatgtgaggaacataggtcaatggttacctcgaggagtctgatcatccaggaagtcaacgtagtttcacaaggtcaggagacagaagttctgactcttgacatctCCCACGGCcacccactgggcaacacccattgtccaggcccatcactgcttcatgcccagagctgggcagagcaggaatctgagaaatgtctcgggttctgactaccttcccatgagcctttcctctgaggcctctatcttctgagagggactctatctagcaactgacatcctcagagaccatggacctgggacctcatggagaggacaggaagggtcacccttggagagctcaggtgggataggtggaaccttaccacttgatgttccacctcttcttctcctcttggctctgccctgacgctgagaacaaaaagaaaagaatgaggagtgaggacttagttggcttgctcctctctctaggaaactcagatattcatccaagattaatgtcactctccatttttattactagcactttgtgttctttccctttctgaatttctaaaggtgataagatactttcaatttttccttctttgaaaaactcgaaggaggatttttggctggagtccacacttgatattctcagtcagaagtcctctgctcaaggagggcatagactctgaggcccacagtcacatctgtgcttcctcagatgggaccctgtatcctgggacagagctcacactccagtgtctgctcagaggctcagccctgctctcctgatctgcccaatacaaaggacggtttggtcgaatgactcccgacatgggaatgtgactcatgatccagtgttgggaacagtgttctcctacacagatcccaaactctctaaataacctaatgcagggccgtgaaatcagTGATGGGGTTTTatccaggaatcctccaccacacccagatggtctgtgagttttaaatgggaaacagtcccagctgaacccctagtcctgcctggcctattcccctagaaggatgatgttctatcctctattcagacttgccatcttaggagtctctctggaccaactcatttaaaaatgtgggactagaaatggaaacaacaataaaaaatccctgttggtggcttgcccagggatccttaccttttggtagattttggttttccacaaggttggtaaagatggaatccccaccaggaagcacaggaacagaagaagcaaccacaacccacacacgatggtgaggttgtggtcactatctaagaatgctgagcagatgctcaaaaacaactcaatatggctattcagaaatgagagaacattccattgactgaactccattttctgaatcgcaaggctgcctgaggcaactgagctctgagagtgtccacacttgcctataatcccaggcctgtgtcacagagcactgaagagtcacaaagggtttcagagggtgggggaggggacatgaagagggtgtgcccatggccccttccccccaccagcccagctgatctctccatccatcctgggccctccaggttcctctgccctaccctgccatcctattttccaactctgtccgttcatcatatcatacaattacattaatggaattttctgcctgttccacctgtactccagatattacctgggccccctttactgtttggagagcttgactttggtttcaccaattccactgcctcgaagtctgaaatgctccctggaatttttgctagtacccagacatttacactcagaatcatatatgtcctcaaatccatctttcctttagaatgtttttgccttacatgaaccctgatacagaacttaaagttcttctttactcatttggttttgtgaatgttgaataacaaattttagttttttgcttcagtcagcctttaccgtcttcagccagtggggctgactcaaataattgaaatgaatgattcattattcaacattcacaagactaaaatcagtacgggcatacctcacttaatgaaaggggcatgttttgagaaatgcatcattaggcactttcactgttgtgtgaacatcacacaatgtacttacacaaacctaagtggtagagcctactacacacccaggctatgtggtgctacccatatgggaccactgtcatatgtgTGGTCCAttagtgaccgaaacatcgttaatattgttacatggtgcgtgactgtggtggatgacaatgacaaaatggagtaccattttcaaggcttctaaaatggagctgggaggccattaaggaagtggggcttatgcttgtacaccacatccaccaccagatgttaactgaacttttgagctttacctgacagcagaggtcacatcttgaagtgtttcctcattccaagaaggggcagtctgcctaggaccaactatgttctggcaagtcagctcaccccatgccagaaccagtcattaactgttcactgtagacctttgtaagcctgtgtcctttccttttatctacccctgcctcctttgtcttcctaggagcacatttgagcttctactcgaatctacatctcctgaattgcaattcttgagaccccaaataaactttttggttcttttgcagtttatgcctcttatttgctgactttacatggtgacagaagtgggatccctagctactgaccttcaattctggtgccacttcacagacacaagcaaggtgcc encodes:
- the LOC138920034 gene encoding spermatogenesis-associated protein 31D1-like; the protein is MEFSQWNVLSFLNSHIELFLSICSAFLDSDHNLTIVCGLWLLLLFLCFLVGIPSLPTLWKTKIYQKRQGRAKRRRRGGTSSGWRNYQRETEEKRRLISILKRPLGRPLDTTHFRQLLCPDPSCEVCNSTTAEINRLLEDLEDDTASVSSMASTASGTESSFTLSSAFSEVPPGDLTPSPPPDPSPPPPSVLSPNPTTPLADFLSPSPPGHSMPPEPFPPLESNFPADRSPSQPLALPPLPPHDTQATGPILQPEATLSLNTIFSLDRTFSQDINALPNLSQIMNPNDSLACHHTPPSLSVSPPTDHPLTVTQSKSVSILLKSVPENSSPDSPGGLSTYVPTVRGTEHSRLSISELSRWQDCAKDLFLAPSTLAPCDFNREFLALHSSESSLERHPTANLIEPGNLSFLSPHVLALLERQVRKRSDFLMWKEKEKEKGSFPKKLRSDYQLNPSGKMLESNADECDSAFSLSFWSSAGKPKELHMHEQPPYPKILEDHLQEKCMQLFWGLPSLHSESLPSAIRDSSDCTTIFSIPSQMPPWAKNPQYLSIAHLHPCLRSSPNPCLKPCPNPSPYLSLRSSPRPTLNPHSQSYHLVLYPR